In Lapillicoccus jejuensis, the DNA window CCCCGGCGGCGGCATCACGGGCGCGGTCTTCATCAGCCGCTTCATCACGCCGGGCTCGGTGAGCGACCAGCCCTACAACCACTACAGCTGGCTGCGCAGCATGGAGGACCTCTTCGGGGTCACCTCCGGCGGGGCGGACGGCGCCGGGCACCTCGGGTACGCCGGCCAGGACGGCCTGCGCACCTTCGGCGCCGACGTCTACACCAACCGCTCCGGCCGGGCCCTGCAGCCCGCCCCCATGGGCAGCTCGGTCTACCCGGCGACCGCGACGGCGGCCGAGGCCCCGTCGCCCAAGGTCGTGCACGCCGCCGTCCCCGTGGGGTCGCACTGAACGCCGTACGGCGTCTCGCCGTCGCCGGTCTGCTCGTGGCCGGCGCCGGCTGGATCGCCGGGTGCACCACGTCGTCCCCGCCGGCCGCCACCGCCACCACGTCGGTGAGCGCCCAGCAGGTCGTCGCCTCGCTCGGTGCGGTGCCCATCCCGACGCCCGGCACGGAGCAGGCGCCGGCCACCGCCCGGCCCGGCCACCCGGCCGTGCTGGCGATGGGCGACCGGGTCGTCGTCGTGCAGAAGTCGGGGGCGACCGTCCTCGCCGAGGCCCTCGGGCCCCAGCAGGACACGATGAACCCGATCATCCCGACGCCGGGCAAGCCGCCGCCGTCGACGCCGGCGACGATCCAGCTGCAGGTGAAGGACACCGGTCGCACGCCGGTGACCCTGCACACGGCCGACCTCGTCTCGCGCGACGACACCGGCGCGACCATCCGGCTCACGCCGGTCGGGGCCTCGTCGGTGACCGTCGCGCCGGGCCGCCAGGCGACGGTCACGGTGCGCGGGACCTTCCAGAGCAGCTCGGCCCAGGTGACGTGGAGCCCCGACGGGGTCCCGCTCGCCGTGTGGGACTTCACCATCGAGCTCGACTGATCACCTCCGTCACGCGCGGGGCCCGGCATAGTGCCGGGCCCTGCGTCGTTGAGCGGACGTGCCCCAGCAGACCTCCGCGCAGACCGTCGTCACCGCGATCCACGTGGCGCCTGGCACCCGGCTACCGACGAAGAGCGTCACGTCCGTCGAGGCCGAGGAGGGGCGTGGCCTGGTCGGCGACCGTTACCACGGCAGCCGGCACCGGCACGTGACCGTGCAGCGCCAGCAGGACCTCGACGCCGCCGCGGCCGACCTCGGTCGGCCCGTCGACCCCGGGCTGACCCGTCGCAACGTCACCGTCTCGGGCCCGGACCGGCTGCCCACCCGTCCGGGCGAGCGGCTGCGGGTCGGCGACGTCGAGCTCGAGGTCGTCCGCAAGGCGGCGCCGTGCCGGCTGCTCGACGACGGGCTCGGTCCGGGGGCCGCGCGCGCGATGCACGAGCGAGGCGGGACGGTCTTCCGGCTGCTGTCGTCGGGGACGATCAGCGTCGGCGACCTCGTCGAGCAGCCCGCCACCGAGCGGACGGACGAGACCGCCTGACGGGACGCCGTACGGGGTGCACGAGGACGGCCCGCGGGGTACGTGGCCGGTCATGGACCGCACGCAGCTCGAGCGCATCAGGACCGGCCACGGCTTCTTCGCCGCGTTGGACCAGAGCGGGGGCAGCACCCCGAAGGCGCTCGCGGAGTACGGCGTGGACGAGGACCGGTGGTCCAGTGACGCCGAGATGTTCGACCTCGTCCACGCCATGCGGACCCGGGTCGTCACCGACCCCGCCTTCGACGGCCG includes these proteins:
- a CDS encoding MOSC domain-containing protein, whose product is MPQQTSAQTVVTAIHVAPGTRLPTKSVTSVEAEEGRGLVGDRYHGSRHRHVTVQRQQDLDAAAADLGRPVDPGLTRRNVTVSGPDRLPTRPGERLRVGDVELEVVRKAAPCRLLDDGLGPGAARAMHERGGTVFRLLSSGTISVGDLVEQPATERTDETA